One window of the Balaenoptera ricei isolate mBalRic1 chromosome X, mBalRic1.hap2, whole genome shotgun sequence genome contains the following:
- the SPRY3 gene encoding protein sprouty homolog 3: MDAAVTDDFQQILPIEQLRSTHASNDYVDRPPVPCKQALSSPSLIVQTHKSDWSLATMPTALPRSLSQCHQLQPLPQHLSQSSIASSMSHSTTASDQRLLASITPSPSGQSIIRTQPGTGAHPKADGALKGAAEQPAVHPGEHLFICEECGRCKCVLCTAARPLPSFWLCNQRCLCSAESLLDYGTCLCCVKGLFYHCSTDDEDNCADEPCSCGPGSCFVRWATMSLISLFLPCLCCYLPTRGCLHLCQQGYDSLRRPGCRCKRHTNTVCRKISSGSAPFPKAQEKSV; this comes from the coding sequence ATGGATGCCGCAGTGACAGATGATTTCCAACAAATTCTGCCTATTGAACAGCTGCGCTCTACTCACGCTAGCAATGATTATGTGGACCGTCCTCCAGTCCCCTGTAAACAGGCCCTCTCCAGCCCTTCCCTTATCGTGCAGACCCACAAATCTGATTGGTCCCTGGCTACCATGCCTACTGCTCTCCCACGCAGTCTCAGCCAGTGCCATCAGTTGCAGCCCTTGCCCCAGCATCTGAGCCAATCTAGCATTGCCAGCTCAATGTCCCATAGCACCACTGCCTCTGATCAAAGGCTCTTGGCCAGCATTACGCCCTCACCTTCAGGCCAGTCCATCATCCGAACGCAGCCTGGAACAGGAGCCCACCCAAAGGCTGATGGGGCCCTGAAGGGAGCGGCTGAGCAACCTGCAGTGCACCCCGGTGAGCACCTCTTCATCTGCGAGGAGTGTGGGCGCTGCAAATGTGTCCTCTGTACGGCAGCTCGCCCGCTCCCCTCCTTCTGGCTGTGCAACCAGCGTTGCCTTTGCTCTGCTGAGAGCCTCCTCGATTATGGCACTTGTCTCTGCTGTGTTAAGGGCCTCTTCTACCACTGTTCCACTGATGACGAGGACAACTGCGCCGACGAGCCCTGCTCCTGTGGGCCTGGCTCTTGCTTCGTCCGCTGGGCAACCATGAGCCTCATCTCCCTCTTCTTACCCTGCCTGTGCTGCTACCTGCCTACCCGTGGATGCCTCCATCTGTGCCAGCAGGGCTATGATAGTCTTAGGCGACCAGGCTGCCGCTGTAAGAGGCACACCAACACTGTGTGCAGAAAAATCTCTTCTGGTAGTGCGCCCTTCCCCAAGGCCCAGGAGAAGTCTGTATGA